The proteins below come from a single Candidatus Hydrogenedentota bacterium genomic window:
- a CDS encoding HNH nuclease family protein: protein MPPRNIKPDPERMARLLASVRRDQESRDQGYRERAMKLFPHICGRCGREFAGKNLRELTVHHKDGDHMNNPPDGSNWELLCLYCHDAEHGTAEQRGYYGGSAFEAAPPPLGFQAFAGLKDLLPPVEEGASPPEEDK from the coding sequence ATGCCGCCGAGAAACATCAAGCCCGACCCGGAGCGCATGGCGCGTCTGCTGGCCAGTGTCCGCCGCGACCAGGAAAGCCGTGACCAGGGATACCGCGAGCGGGCGATGAAGCTGTTCCCGCATATCTGCGGCCGCTGCGGACGCGAGTTCGCCGGGAAAAACCTGCGTGAACTCACCGTACACCACAAGGACGGGGACCACATGAACAACCCGCCCGACGGGAGCAACTGGGAACTGCTCTGCCTGTACTGCCACGACGCCGAGCACGGCACGGCGGAGCAGCGGGGGTATTACGGCGGCTCGGCGTTCGAGGCGGCGCCGCCGCCCTTGGGGTTTCAGGCCTTCGCCGGACTGAAAGACCTGCTGCCCCCGGTGGAGGAGGGAGCCTCCCCCCCGGAAGAGGACAAATAG
- a CDS encoding M20/M25/M40 family metallo-hydrolase, giving the protein MAASSGSAVPPHRFRYRALVALGLAFGMFVAWTGHLAPPPKPASADAARFSAGRAMAHVREMARAPHPAGSPENERVLGYIAEQLRALGAEPQLQEVMVHRGPGQAATVRNLMTRLTGTDSGGAVVLLAHYDSVAFGPGAADDVAGCAALLEALRAVKAGPPPKNDLIFLFTDGEEGRIAGHAGLRGAYGFTMHHPWAREVKVAVNFDCRGNQGPSYMYECSAPNRWLVRQLNLAGTRPVATSVMFEIYRRMPLASDLTAFLDAGIPGMNFAFIHRLAHYHTALDTPENLSLKSLQHHGENALGMARRLGNVDLDGAGGGANSVYFYLPLAGMVQYGLVWVWPLAALAAALYAAVVVAGLRRGRMDPAGIVYGLGLHFTVWLVCALIGLAIFWLTYQKRDFYFVYPSLALTVTALAAAGGLFCLVMGLARKRLGLLNLCAAALLPWLFLLAVTSWKVPGASYLFLMPLLTAVAGLWWMVLHPEDPEHPTLWGAAILTLLGMPALFFITGTAQGLYSAILLLGVAGQVSLFLLLLGAVLPQLAWMAGGHLRTLSLVFLAVGVAGLYAAGPPDKFSPERPRLNSLTYALNADTGQGFWLSCDAAPDEWTAQKLGDAPRREVIHDLLPLATRADYLRAAAPEYPLVPPSLEVLGDAVENGVRTLKLRVDSPRGAEVLEMCANPGLEVVAARLNGAPLLPVEGRWFLCYSIYRGGGLELELDVEEGRTVQLQLTDFSYGLPEEAGVAPRPPRMIPKPNTVDFNLDPLKTDETVVTRMVRL; this is encoded by the coding sequence ATGGCGGCATCATCCGGTTCCGCAGTTCCGCCGCACCGGTTCCGGTACCGCGCGCTTGTCGCGCTGGGTCTGGCGTTCGGCATGTTTGTGGCCTGGACCGGCCACCTGGCCCCGCCGCCGAAGCCCGCCTCGGCGGACGCGGCGCGGTTCTCCGCCGGACGGGCCATGGCCCATGTGCGGGAGATGGCCCGCGCGCCCCATCCGGCGGGCTCTCCGGAGAATGAACGGGTGCTGGGCTATATTGCGGAACAGCTCAGGGCGCTGGGCGCGGAGCCGCAACTCCAGGAGGTGATGGTGCACCGGGGGCCGGGCCAGGCGGCGACGGTGCGCAATTTGATGACGCGGCTGACCGGCACGGACAGCGGCGGGGCGGTGGTCCTGCTGGCGCATTATGACAGTGTGGCCTTCGGGCCGGGCGCGGCGGACGATGTGGCGGGCTGCGCGGCCCTGCTTGAAGCCTTGCGCGCGGTGAAGGCGGGGCCGCCGCCGAAGAACGACCTGATCTTCCTGTTCACCGACGGCGAGGAGGGGCGCATCGCCGGGCATGCCGGGCTGCGCGGCGCCTACGGGTTCACCATGCACCACCCTTGGGCCAGGGAGGTGAAGGTGGCGGTGAACTTCGACTGCCGGGGCAACCAGGGCCCGTCGTACATGTACGAGTGCAGCGCGCCGAACCGGTGGCTGGTGCGCCAGTTGAACCTTGCGGGCACGCGGCCCGTGGCCACCTCGGTGATGTTCGAGATTTACCGCCGGATGCCCCTGGCAAGCGACCTGACCGCATTCCTGGACGCGGGCATTCCGGGGATGAACTTCGCCTTCATCCACCGCCTGGCCCACTACCACACGGCGCTGGACACCCCGGAGAACCTGTCCCTGAAAAGCCTCCAGCACCACGGCGAGAACGCCCTCGGCATGGCGCGCCGGCTGGGAAATGTTGATTTGGACGGCGCGGGCGGGGGCGCGAACAGCGTCTATTTCTACCTGCCGCTGGCGGGCATGGTCCAGTACGGCCTGGTTTGGGTGTGGCCCCTGGCGGCGCTGGCGGCGGCACTCTACGCCGCCGTGGTCGTTGCGGGGTTGCGGCGCGGGCGCATGGACCCCGCAGGCATCGTGTACGGGCTGGGCCTCCACTTCACGGTGTGGCTGGTCTGCGCCCTCATCGGGCTGGCCATCTTCTGGCTCACGTACCAGAAGCGGGACTTCTATTTTGTGTACCCGTCCCTGGCGCTCACCGTCACGGCCCTGGCGGCCGCCGGGGGGCTCTTCTGCCTCGTCATGGGGCTGGCCCGGAAACGCCTCGGCCTGCTGAACCTCTGCGCGGCGGCCCTGCTCCCCTGGCTCTTCCTCCTCGCCGTAACCTCCTGGAAGGTGCCCGGCGCGAGCTACCTCTTCCTGATGCCGCTCCTCACCGCCGTGGCGGGGCTGTGGTGGATGGTGCTGCACCCGGAAGACCCCGAGCATCCCACCCTCTGGGGCGCGGCGATCCTCACCCTGCTGGGCATGCCCGCCCTGTTCTTCATCACCGGCACGGCCCAGGGCCTCTACTCCGCCATACTCCTGCTGGGCGTGGCCGGACAGGTCAGCCTATTCCTGCTGCTGCTCGGCGCGGTGCTGCCGCAACTGGCCTGGATGGCCGGGGGGCACCTGCGCACCCTGTCCCTGGTCTTCCTCGCCGTCGGCGTCGCCGGGCTTTACGCCGCAGGCCCCCCCGACAAGTTCTCGCCGGAACGGCCCAGGCTCAACTCCCTCACCTACGCCCTGAACGCCGACACGGGCCAGGGCTTCTGGCTGAGCTGCGACGCGGCGCCGGACGAATGGACCGCCCAAAAACTCGGCGACGCGCCCCGGCGCGAGGTCATCCACGACCTGCTGCCCCTGGCCACACGCGCGGACTACCTGCGCGCCGCCGCGCCGGAATACCCCCTCGTCCCGCCCTCCCTCGAGGTGCTCGGGGATGCCGTTGAAAACGGCGTCCGCACCCTGAAACTGCGCGTGGACTCGCCGCGCGGCGCGGAGGTGCTGGAGATGTGCGCCAACCCCGGACTGGAGGTGGTCGCGGCGCGCCTGAACGGCGCCCCCCTGCTGCCCGTCGAGGGCCGCTGGTTCCTGTGTTACAGCATCTACCGGGGCGGCGGGCTGGAACTCGAACTCGATGTGGAGGAGGGCCGGACGGTCCAGCTTCAGTTGACCGATTTCAGTTATGGCCTGCCCGAAGAGGCCGGCGTCGCGCCCCGTCCCCCCCGCATGATCCCCAAGCCCAACACAGTGGACTTCAACCTCGACCCGCTGAAGACGGATGAGACCGTGGTGACCCGGATGGTGAGGCTGTAG
- a CDS encoding DUF1559 domain-containing protein → MKRGNGFTLIELLVVIAIIGILAAILLPALARAREAARRSSCQNNLKQWGLVLKMYGSEARGAFPPIQAVRDRRPFGGAVELGLAAGPAVNTIYPEYLADPNIVLCPSDPGLSTHRQDLYFQPGNPENQRPDTPRFAYEPTLISASYMYLGYAFDNIVPAERSNAFLITQVFTALGATFTGNPWMPIQMAGALDGLVDQAGGIGAIAGLAGNPFALAAALDRDADISRGGRPGYGNGGGNTVYRLREGIERFLITDINNPGASNVAQSSLFIMMDTISSGTTEALFNHIPGGCNVLYMDGHVEFLRYVPVPGLEGAGSSAEATQRLRGGNSPVLATVATVVAGIMGG, encoded by the coding sequence ATGAAACGCGGAAACGGCTTTACTCTCATTGAACTGCTGGTGGTCATTGCCATTATCGGGATTCTTGCGGCCATCCTGCTGCCGGCGCTGGCCCGCGCGCGCGAGGCGGCGCGGCGCTCCAGTTGCCAGAACAACCTCAAGCAGTGGGGCCTGGTGCTGAAAATGTACGGCAGCGAGGCCAGGGGCGCCTTCCCCCCGATTCAGGCGGTGCGCGACCGGCGTCCCTTTGGCGGCGCCGTGGAGCTTGGGCTTGCGGCGGGACCCGCGGTCAACACCATCTATCCCGAATACCTTGCGGACCCCAACATTGTCCTGTGCCCCTCGGACCCGGGCCTGAGCACCCACCGGCAGGACCTGTATTTCCAGCCCGGCAACCCGGAGAACCAGCGGCCGGACACGCCCCGGTTCGCCTATGAGCCGACCCTCATCTCCGCCAGCTACATGTATCTGGGGTATGCCTTCGACAACATCGTCCCCGCGGAGCGGTCGAACGCCTTCCTCATCACGCAGGTGTTCACGGCGCTGGGCGCCACGTTCACCGGCAACCCCTGGATGCCCATCCAGATGGCCGGCGCCCTGGACGGACTGGTGGACCAGGCCGGCGGAATTGGCGCAATCGCCGGACTGGCCGGCAACCCCTTCGCCCTGGCCGCCGCGCTCGACCGGGACGCGGACATCAGCCGCGGCGGCCGTCCGGGATACGGCAACGGCGGCGGCAACACGGTATACCGCCTGCGCGAGGGCATCGAGCGGTTCCTCATCACGGACATCAACAATCCCGGCGCGTCGAATGTGGCGCAGAGTTCCCTGTTCATCATGATGGACACCATCTCCTCCGGCACGACCGAGGCCCTGTTCAACCACATCCCCGGCGGCTGCAATGTGCTGTACATGGACGGCCATGTTGAGTTTCTGCGCTACGTCCCGGTTCCCGGCCTGGAAGGCGCCGGCTCCTCCGCCGAGGCGACCCAGCGTCTGCGCGGCGGGAACTCCCCCGTGCTCGCGACAGTGGCCACGGTGGTCGCCGGCATCATGGGCGGATGA